From Fusarium fujikuroi IMI 58289 draft genome, chromosome FFUJ_chr07, a single genomic window includes:
- a CDS encoding probable PCL7-cyclin like protein interacting with Pho85p, which produces MAAVIGDIISDTSYPHTMIANPSLQHHHSHDSSSSYRSGSRSRRSTTPRAQRTAELADFSSNHSSATWSHAPASASASEPTSTPAPAGHETAHVSATGGASRFPSPPPSSSPAAATGPAYADDAKSPSMASDARDSGPLGHASQPGPTSHNSSAQQPSPASDDFQIPNPSFPVSGASSQTPAQTVIHIRDLAHIQSLASADLLSGNGGSGILNDPPLQQMKYEISGMPIGDIIEMVAALLTKITTTNDLQHDAMQRNVAHQQQANQSGDTSGSSISSLNHSVLAFHGKNVPAITILSYLSRIHKYCPTTYEVFLSLLVYFDRMTERVNDMVTRNEENRRQTRSQQSNATSPQDTPMRGEGMDVDESDSDLADDDDEEMADSTRPSRTSSHRGAATPTEYSGITAATYFVVDSFNIHRLIISGVTCASKFFSDVFYTNSRYAKVGGLPLVELNHLELQFLLLNDFRLAVPVEDLEAYATMLVEFYAREVVAKQGVTGNTE; this is translated from the exons ATGGCCGCTGTGATCGGCGACATTATCTCAGACACCTCATATCCTCATACCATGATTGCCAACCCCtcccttcaacatcatcactcaCACgactcttcctcttcttatCGATCCGGCAGCCGATCACGACGCTCCACTACCCCGCGAGCGCAGCGTACAGCAGAACTCGCCGACTTCAGCAGCAACCACAGCTCTGCGACGTGGTCACACGcgcctgcatctgcatcggCTTCAGAGCCAACTTCTACTCCAGCACCTGCGGGTCACGAAACCGCCCACGTGTCGGCCACTGGCGGAGCCTCACGCTTCCCCTCCCCGCCTCCATCCTCATCGCCCGCTGCTGCCACCGGCCCTGCTTATGCCGATGATGCAAAGAGTCCGTCTATGGCATCTGACGCGAGGGACTCTGGTCCCCTAGGTCACGCTTCTCAGCCCGGCCCGACTTCTCACAACTCTTCTGCGCAACAGCCATCTCCTGCATCCGACGACTTCCAAATACCTAacccttcttttcctgtcTCTGGCGCATCGTCGCAAACGCCAGCACAGACTGTCATACACATTCGTGACCTAGCGCATATCCAGAGTCTGGCCAGCGCCGACCTGCTATCTGGCAATGGCGGATCTGGTATCCTCAATGACCCGCCTCTTCAGCAGATGAAGTATGAGATTAGTGGTATGCCCATAGGGGATATCATTGAGATGGTTGCTGCGTTACTAACAAAGATCACGACCACCAACGATTTGCAGCACGATGCAATGCAGCGCAATGttgctcatcaacaacaggctAATCAGTCTGGGGACACCAGTGGAAGCTCGATCTCATCGTTGAACCATTCAGTTCTCGCTTTCCACGGTAAGAATGTACCTGCTATCACCATCCTCAGCTACCTGTCGAGAATACACAAATACTGCCCCACTACCTACGAGGTTTTCCTCAGTCTGCTGGTATACTTCGATCGTATGACCGAACGTGTCAACGATATGGTCACGAGGAATGAAGAGAACCGACGGCAAACGCGGTCCCAGCAATCAAACGCAACTTCCCCTCAAGACACCCCTATGCGCGGTGAGGGCATGGATGTGGACGAGAGTGACTCGGACCTggcagatgacgacgatgaggaaaTGGCTGACTCAACTCGACCAAGCCGGACAAGCAGCCATAGGGGAGCTGCTACCCCTACTGAATACAGTGGTATTACAGCGGCGACATACTTTGTTGTCGATAGTTTCAATATACACcgtctcatcatctccgGTGTGACGTGTGCAAGCAAGTTCTTCTCAGATGTTTTCTACACCAATTCAAGATATGCCAAG GTTGGTGGTCTGCCTTTGGTTGAACTAAACCACCTCGAGCTCCAATTTTTGCTCCTCAACGATTTTCGATTAGCCGTTCCAGTGGAAGATCTGGAAGCGTATGCGACTATGCTTGTCGAGTTTTATGCACGAGAAGTAGTGGCCAAACAGGGGGTAACTGGAAACACTGAGTGA